One Aspergillus oryzae RIB40 DNA, chromosome 2 genomic window carries:
- a CDS encoding uncharacterized protein (predicted protein), giving the protein MTNYQIDTPAKVTGPVFIGVLWGATGLSFLFVLARTLARIYAFRHLWLDDAFAIGAWLMLLVQAITWMTQVDSMYLLFQLDAGKLMPTPEILKRLAQLERAECAILILFYTSLWAIKASFLIFFRRIGGTDRSWLIWFWCVVGFVAATYFVCLGDIQYPCLLRDQAYILDVLTDLTIISLPITLLWNVRLPLRRKMILISILSLAVLIIIVAIVRVAVVATKEKNADMSWLWMWSFIEATVANIIACVGSFRQLFVKQDKNRASAYPVRFHTEYPSLDAKPGFQRVRTRSEGSSDLHLNSYDSHRELAPVV; this is encoded by the exons ATGACAAACTACCAGATAGACACTCCTGCCAAGGTGACAGGGCCGGTTTTCATT GGCGTCCTTTGGGGTGCAACAGGGCTCTCGTTTCTCTTCGTTCTGGCTCGCACACTTGCTCGCATCTATGCCTTCCGACATCTCTGGCTCGACGATGCCTTCGCCATCGGCGCGTGGTTGATGCTCCTAGTCCAGGCAATCACCTGGATGACCCAGGTGGACTCGATGTACCTCCTCTTTCAGTTAGACGCTGGCAAGCTCATGCCGACACCCGAGATCTTGAAACGCCTGGCACAACTGGAGAGGGCCGAGTgtgccattctcatcctgttTTACACGTCTCTGTGGGCGATCAAAGCCTCGTTTCTGATCTTTTTCCGGAGGATCGGAGGTACCGATCGCTCCTGGCTCATCTGGTTCTGGTGTGTCGTTGGCTTCGTCGCGGCCACATACTTCGTCTGCTTGGGGGACATCCAGTACCCCTGCCTGCTGAGAGACCAAGCCTATATCCTGG ATGTCCTCACTGACCTGACAA TCATCAGCCTCCCAATCACCCTACTATGGAACGTGCGGCTTCCCCTCCGCCGCAAGATGATCCTGATAAGTATCCTGTCCTTGGCGgtactcatcatcatcgtagCGATCGTACGAGTCGCCGTCGTTGCTACCAAGGAGAAAAACGCCGATATGTCCTGGCTGTGGATGTGGAGTTTTATCGAAGCCACTGTCG CCAATATCATCGCCTGTGTCGGCTCCTTCCGCCAATTGTTCGTGAAACAGGACAAGAACCGCGCTTCAGCGTACCCAGTCCGCTtccatacggagtacccaTCCTTGGATGCTAAGCCGGGGTTCCAGCGCGTTCGCACCCGGTCGGAAGGAAGCTCCGATCTCCATCTTAATTCTTACGATAGTCACCGCGAGCTGGCACCTGTTGTATAA
- a CDS encoding alpha/beta hydrolase (predicted protein) — protein sequence MDTPKPTVLVISGAWHTPKSYTKLANALKKEGYEVHVPRLPSMNGANPPNADLTTDTDLIHSYVESLASAGRTIVVIMHSYGGQVGTNALHNLGRNERKKQGLVGGISHLIYMCASLFTEGACILDIAREFGTADQIANASDILGMFPKEELKKLMAGPGVDDADAEELVSSLTRWNGDAMFQPLERYAWREIPSTYIHTTNDLAVSLEFQRVMVEKARAEGGVFQTVELEAGHGVHLSMTAEVVKIVDGVVARGV from the coding sequence ATGGACACCCCCAAGCCAACAGTTCTCGTAATCTCCGGAGCATGGCACACCCCAAAGTCCTACACCAAACTCGCCAATGCCCTCAAAAAAGAGGGCTACGAAGTCCACGTCCCTCGCCTCCCCAGCATGAACGGCGCAAACCCACCCAACGCAGATCTAACAACCGACACAGACCTAATCCACAGCTACGTCGAAAGCCTCGCCTCCGCCGGTCGCACAATAGTAGTAATTATGCACTCCTACGGCGGCCAAGTCGGAACTAACGCCCTCCACAATCTTGGTCGAAACGAACGTAAGAAACAAGGACTGGTCGGCGGAATCAGCCATCTGATCTACATGTGCGCTTCTCTTTTCACAGAAGGGGCCTGTATATTAGATATCGCCAGGGAATTTGGTACCGCGGATCAGATTGCTAATGCATCTGATATTCTGGGTATGTTTCCGAAGGAAGAGTTGAAAAAGCTCATGGCTGGGCCTGGGGTGGATGATGCGGATGCTGAGGAGCTGGTTTCGTCGTTGACGAGGTGGAATGGGGATGCCATGTTTCAGCCTTTGGAGAGGTATGCTTGGAGGGAGATTCCGTCGACCTATATTCATACGACTAATGATCTTGCTGTGTCGTTGGAGTTTCAGAGGGTtatggttgagaaggctaGGGCTGAGGGTGGGGTTTTTCAgacggtggagttggaggcTGGTCATGGTGTTCATTTGAGTATGACTGCGGAGGTGGTTAAGATTGTTGACGGCGTAGTGGCGAGAGGAGTCTAG
- a CDS encoding FMN-binding negative transcriptional regulator (transcriptional regulator): MYNQPIYAETTPEILYQFIREHPLGILTTAIPSTHYPLLQSTHIPWILDPPNQIHGSPKARLRAHIARQNPQSKAIIDSLKDSNSTSGSQLSQEVMILFTSPHHHYVTPKFYTETKPVTGKVAPTWNYSTVQVYGTATVYFDPDVKETGEFLDKQLRDLSDHCESDIMGFTGEEGREEPWRVDEAPEGYLRVLKRNIVGLSVEVERIEGKVKMSQERKRGDREGVIEGLGRLGTDTAREVARLVRVRGDMRDGHGVGG; the protein is encoded by the coding sequence ATGTACAACCAACCCATCTACGCCGAGACAACACCAGAAATACTCTACCAATTCATCCGCGAACACCCCCTCGGCATCCTCACAACCGCAATCCCATCAACCCACTACCCCCTCCTCCAATCCACCCACATCCCCTGGATCCTCGACCCTCCAAACCAAATCCATGGATCCCCCAAAGCAAGACTCCGCGCCCACATCGCCCGCCAAAACCCACAATCCAAAGCCATAATTGACTCCCTCAAAGACTCCAACTCAACCTCCGGCTCCCAATTATCACAAGAAGTCATGATCCTCTTCACATCCCCGCATCACCACTACGTGACCCCGAAATTTTACACAGAGACGAAACCAGTGACCGGGAAAGTAGCGCCTACGTGGAATTACAGCACGGTGCAGGTTTATGGTACCGCGACTGTGTATTTTGATCCCGATGTGAAAGAGACGGGGGAGTTTCTGGATAAGCAATTACGGGATTTGTCAGATCATTGTGAGAGTGATATTATGGGGTTTAcgggggaggaggggagggaggagCCTTGGAGAGTGGATGAGGCGCCGGAGGGGTACTTGAGGGTTTTGAAGAGGAATATTGTCGGGTTGAGtgtggaggttgagaggATTGAGGGGAAGGTTAAGATGAGTCAGGAGAGGAAACGGGGGGATAGGGAGGGCGTTATAGAGGGGTTGGGGAGGTTGGGGACTGATACAGCGAGGGAGGTTGCGAGGTTAGTCAGGGTTAGGGGAGATATGAGGGATGGTCATGGTGTGGGGGGGTGA
- a CDS encoding uncharacterized protein (predicted protein): MAWFPAATDWNDFYLPPGIQQELEDLETIFRNVPQPPNQNHPLSSNSQSDAPMVDATTLDPHSLIAPPTNHNTGYDNQLVMNLDSPFFSNTYQPQGMTPVFPTEQPLEESVKPKPSLKAQNPRSQRKSPQSQHIRTEGRVDATYRRPARVSTFIRLPGPGMQEGV; encoded by the exons ATGGCCTGGTTTCCCGCAGCTACTGACTGGAATGACTTCTACCTTCCACCGGGGATACAACAAGAGCTCGAAGATCTCGAAACTATCTTCCGTAACGTACCGCAACCACCGAATCAAAATCATCCTTTATCGAGTAACTCGCAATCCGATGCCCCAATGGTGGATGCCACAACCTTGGATCCACATAGTTTAATTGCCCCACCGACCAATCACAACACAGGGTATGATAACCAACTCGTGATGAACTTGGACAGcccattcttctccaacacgTACCAGCCACAAGGTATGACACCGGTTTTCCCAACTGAGCAGCCGTTGGAAGAATCCGTGAAACCCAAACCTTCACTCAAGGCTCAGAATCCCCGATCCCAGCGGAAGTCTCCCCAGTCACA GCACATTCGGACGGAAGGCCGAGTTGATGCGACATATCGACGTCCTGCACGTGTCTCCACGTTCATACGACTGCCCGGTCCGGGGATGCAGGAAGGTGTGTAA
- a CDS encoding LLM class flavin-dependent oxidoreductase (coenzyme F420-dependent N5,N10-methylene tetrahydromethanopterin reductase and related flavin-dependent oxidoreductases), with protein MTVTNDSSPPNGPRKSLILNAFVEMCSGHQSPGLWRHPEDESHRFNDIDHWIELAKLLESAKFHGIFIADVLGGYDVYKGPRNLEPAIISGAQWPVNEPLAVVPAMAAATKNIGFGVTVTTTYEQPYHLARRLSTIDHLTKGRIGWNIVTGYLDSAARNLGHTQQPQHDDRYAIAEEYIKVTYKLWESSWRSDAVVLDRERGIYTDPSRVREINHVGKYFSVPGPHICQPSPQRTPVILQAGTSKSGKAFAAQHAEAIFVAGHSPVVVAKNVAEIRELAKTQFGRDPQSIKFLALICPVLGHTEEEAQEKFKYYRSLGSIDGALALFGGWTGINLDTYGDDEELRHVESNAIRSAVEGWSKATPGVDKWTKSTVGQHITVGGLGATPVGTSEQVADEMERWVREADVDGFNLAYAVKPGSFKDIIELLIPELRRRGLFWDDYAVNHGTYRENLYGKPGQSGPPDDHPAAKYRWNAGVDAEEHKIPDN; from the exons ATGACTGTGACTAATGACTCATCGCCACCAAATGGCCCGCGCAAGTCACTTATCCTCAATGCCTTCGTTGAAATGT GCAGCGGCCACCAATCGCCAGGCTTATGGCGACACCCCGAGGACGAATCCCATCGGTTCAACGATATCGACCACTGGATTGAACTAGCAAAACTCCTCGAGTCGGCTAAATTCCACGGCATCTTCATCGCAGATGTACTAG GAGGCTATGATGTATACAAAGGTCCTAGGAACCTTGAGCCAGCGATTATTTCGGGAGCCCAGTGGCCGGTCAATGAGCCTTTGGCTGTGGTGCCTGCAATGGCGGCTGCCACTAAAAATATCGGGTTCGGAGTGACGGTCACGACGACTTATGAGCAGCCGTATCATTTGGCTAGACGGCTTTCGACTATTGATCATTTGACTAAGGGGCG TATTGGCTGGAAT ATCGTCACCGGATATCTCGACTCTGCTGCCCGAAACCTCGGTCACACTCAACAGCCACAG CACGACGACCGCTACGCAATCGCCGAAGAATACATCAAAGTAACGTACAAACTCTGGGAGTCATCCTGGCGATCCGACGCCGTAGTCCTCGACCGCGAACGCGGAATCTACACCGACCCATCCCGAGTCCGAGAAATCAACCACGTCGGAAAATACTTCAGCGTCCCAGGCCCACACATCTGCCAACCCAGTCCACAGCGAACACCCGTTATTCTACAAGCCGGCACCTCCAAATCAGGAAAGGCCTTCGCAGCCCAACACGCCGAGGCCATCTTTGTCGCGGGACATAGTCCCGTGGTTGTGGCGAAGAATGTGGCCGAAATCCGCGAGCTAGCGAAGACGCAGTTCGGGCGCGATCCGCAGAGTATCAAGTTTTTGGCTCTTATTTGTCCAGTCTTGGGTCatactgaggaggaggcgcaGGAGAAATTCAAGTATTATCGCAGTCTAGGGTCGATAGATGGGGCTTTGGCGCTGTTTGGGGGGTGGACAGGGATTAATTTGGATACGTatggcgatgatgaggagctAAGGCATGTGGAGAGTAATGCTATTCG TTCTGCTGTCGAGGGATGGTCAAAGGCCACGCCTGGCGTCGATAAGTGGACTAAGTCCACCGTTGGACAACATATTACCGTGGGCGGCTTAGGGGCAACCCCGGTTGGGACCTCCGAACAAGTAGCCGACGAGATGGAGCGATGGGTGCGGGAAGCCGATGTGGATGGGTTCAACCTT GCATACGCCGTAAAGCCCGGTTCgttcaaggatatcatcgagcTTCTGATTCCGGAACTTCGCCGTCGTGGTCTATTCTGGGACGACTATGCTGTCAACCACGGCACATATCGGGAGAACCTCTACGGGAAGCCGGGGCAAAGCGGGCCACCAGATGACCACCCGGCTGCGAAATACCGCTGGAATGCGGGTGTTGATGCAGAGGAACACAAAATTCCCGATAATTGA
- a CDS encoding sodium:solute symporter family protein (urea transporter), with protein sequence MTELTARGGNDSVQPPLSQAVGYVIVVVIGLIIAFVMMLITKVLKKTTGEDNKKTEMFMTANRTVRTGLTASAVISSWLWTTAMLGSSFVGYDYGVAGPFWFAAGCSPMIVFFALIGISCKRKIPEAHTSLEVVRIRYGRTAHIVFMTLCLVNNIFACANMLLGAAAVISAVTGMHIIAATFLLPVGVTVYTFVGGIKATFLTDYFHTAIILIIACYFSIKAFTVDEVGSIGRLYDLVQAAAQRHPVSGNHEGTYLTMTSKGAMLFGILHICSNFGLVIMDTSYFIKAFSAAPSSVVPGYTIGGIAYFAIPWALGTIMSSVAIGLENQPSFPTYPRRMTTSEVSGGLVLPYAAMTIAGKGGAAAILLITFMAVTSTLSAQVIAVSSILSFDVYREYFNRNASDRDIIRSSHFGVIFFAAFSAGFSTMLHYVGIDLGWTLYMLGVVTCPGIFPMAFTILWRRQSTAAAILSPVLGMTTGIGVWLGTAQHFYGSVSVSATGQILPCVYGTVASAFSPILYSVVITLVRPQNYDWNDFKKEKLALERLESDLTTVHSHDKTNRQEKRLEEGARHTSAFYPQELKRWGRIAAFWSIATFLGHWVIWPLPMYGSKYVFGKGFFSAWVVVAIIWLWVTMLVAIFYPIFDGGIQQITQVYRGLCVGNGRKEAVGNESSSSPSISDTAEEVKREDRT encoded by the exons ATGACAGAGCTGACAGCCAGAGGTGGCAATGACTCTGTCCAACCACCATTGTCGCAGGCGGTTGGATATGTAATCGTAGTGGTCATTGGCCTGATCATCGCTTTTG TGATGATGCTTATCACAAAGGTTCTCAAGAAGACAACGGGAGAGGACAATAAGAAGACGGAAAT GTTCATGACGGCAAATCGAACTGTTCGAACGGGCTTAACAGCATCAGCCGTGATATCC TCATGGCTTTGGACAACAGCCATGCTGGGCTCGTCATTTGTCGGATATGACTATGGCGTAGCGGGCCCATTCTGGTTTGCTGCCGGATGCAGTCCAATGATTGTATTTTTTGCCCTCATCGGAATATCCTGCAAACGCAAGATTCCAGAGGCACACACTTCACTTGAAGTGGTTAGAATCCGATATG GTCGGACTGCACATATTGTCTTCATGACACTCTGCTTGGTTAACAATATCTTCGCTTGTGCTAACATGCTTCTCGGAGCGGCTGCTGTCATATCTGCTGT AACAGGTATGCACATTATCGCTGCCACATTTCTCCTACCAGTTGGTGTGACCGTCTATACCTTTGTTGGTGGAATTAAGGCGAC ATTCCTCACCGACTACTTCCACACGGCCATCATCCTTATCATTGCGTGCTACTTCTCTATCAAAGCATTCACAGTTGACGAAGTCGGTTCCATCGGCAGGTTATACGACCTGGTTCAAGCTGCCGCGCAAAGACATCCAGTTTCAGGAAACCATGAGGGAACATACTTGACCATGACATCTAAAGGG GCGATGCTCTTTGGGATCCTGCATATATGCTCGAACTTTGGTCTGGTGATT ATGGATACAAGCTATTTCATCAAAGCATTTTCCGCCGCCCCGTCCTCGGTAGTTCCAGGCTACACAATCGGAGGCATCGCATACTTCGCCATCCCATGGGCCCTAGGAACCATCATGAGCTCCGTAGCCATCGGACTAGAAAACCAACCATCCTTCCCCACATATCCCAGA AGAATGACCACAAGCGAAGTCAGCGGAGGGCTCGTCCTACCATATGCCGCAATGACAATCGCAGGCAAAGGCGGAGCAGCTGCGATTCTCCTAATTACATTCATGGCCGTCACGTCAACACTTTCAGCACAGGTAATTGCAGTCAGCTCCATTCTCAGTTTCGATGTATATCGCGAATATTTCAATCGAAATGCATCCGATCGCGACATCATCCGGTCAAGTCACTTTGGTGTGATCTTTTTCGCCGCGTTCTCCGCCGGATTCAGTACTATGCTCCATTATGTGGGGATTGACCTTGGGTGGACTTTATATATGCTCG GAGTCGTAACATGCCCCGGTATCTTCCCAATGGCATTCACCATCCTCTGGCGCCGCCAAAGCACCGCAGCTGCTATTCTCTCCCCCGTCCTAGGTATGACAACCGGAATCGGTGTCTGGCTCGGAACAGCCCAGCATTTCTACGGctctgtttctgtttccGCGACGGGTCAGATATTACCATGTGTGTACGGAACCGTCGCATCTGCATTCTCGCCCATTCTGTACTCCGTCGTTATCACGCTAGTCCGTCCACAGAACTATGACTGGAATGActtcaagaaggagaaactTGCCCTAGAACGACTAGAGAGTGATCTAACGACCGTGCACAGCCACGATAAAACTAACCGACAGGAGAAGAGATTGGAAGAAGGTGCCCGACATACCTCTGCATTTTATCCCCAGGAATTGAAACGATGGGGTCGTATTGCGGCATTTTGGTCTATCGCGACGTTCCTTGGTCATTGGGTTATTTGGCCGTTGCCGATGTATGGGTCGAAATATGTTTTTGGGAAGGGG TTCTTTTCGGCAtgggttgttgttgctaTTATTTGGCTTTGGGTGACCATGCTGGTAGCTATCTTTTATCCTATCTTTGATGGGGGTATTCAGCAGATTACACAGGTTTATCGAGGGTTGTGTGTGGGTAACGGGAGGAAGGAAGCTGTCGGAAATGAGAGCTCGTCGTCTCCTTCGATAAGTGATACGGCTGAGGAGGTGAAGAGAGAAGACCGGACCTAG